A region from the Spirochaetae bacterium HGW-Spirochaetae-1 genome encodes:
- a CDS encoding glucose-methanol-choline oxidoreductase: MKDLQLQNVDIIVVGSGSGGARVASELAGKGKKVLILEGSGGNRIHGTFLWSLLHIFLPFKSMLFTPELLGMVRGLTTGGSSVFYYGTAFPVIHEAFKKYGIDITAEEKEARKELPIGPLKDAMVTPMARRIMESARSLGYDWKQLDKFMYQDRWRPGYQFGYYGDRKNVKWSAKMDVDEAIKKGAVLLNRAKVKKVIFDGTRATGVEMKYRGRTVQVTAKTIIVAAGGIGTPVVLRKSGIKGVGYNYFFDPLITVCGKVKDVRKRKDEIPMTAGCVMRDEGIVMTDMAEPFMLDQVFTVSAFRFWRIFETRKTLRIMIKIRDDLSGNLTDRGGVRKRLTPADREKLRKGYDMAKNILLNAGAKGIYKTWKLAAHPGGTVRVGHMLDADLKLKGYDNLYVCDCSVIPEPFGLPPVLTLVCLGKRLAKHLLTEKKGTSRAKKPAYALKN; the protein is encoded by the coding sequence ATGAAAGATTTACAGCTGCAGAACGTAGACATAATTGTAGTGGGTTCGGGAAGCGGCGGAGCCCGTGTCGCCAGCGAACTGGCCGGTAAAGGTAAAAAAGTGCTCATACTCGAAGGCAGCGGCGGAAACAGGATACACGGTACCTTCCTCTGGTCATTGCTTCACATATTCCTCCCCTTTAAAAGTATGCTTTTCACTCCGGAACTGCTCGGCATGGTACGCGGTCTCACTACGGGCGGAAGTTCGGTGTTTTATTACGGGACCGCGTTCCCGGTTATACACGAAGCTTTTAAAAAATATGGGATTGATATCACTGCAGAGGAAAAGGAGGCCCGAAAGGAACTGCCCATCGGCCCTCTCAAGGATGCCATGGTAACCCCCATGGCCAGGCGGATTATGGAAAGCGCCCGGTCGCTCGGATATGACTGGAAACAACTTGATAAGTTCATGTATCAGGACCGTTGGCGGCCCGGTTATCAATTCGGCTACTATGGCGACAGGAAAAACGTAAAATGGAGCGCCAAAATGGACGTTGACGAGGCTATAAAAAAAGGCGCCGTGCTGCTGAACAGGGCGAAGGTTAAAAAAGTTATTTTCGACGGGACAAGGGCCACGGGAGTTGAAATGAAATACCGGGGACGAACCGTGCAGGTGACGGCAAAAACAATAATCGTGGCTGCCGGCGGAATCGGCACACCGGTCGTGCTCCGCAAGTCAGGCATAAAGGGCGTCGGTTACAATTATTTTTTTGACCCGCTCATCACCGTATGCGGAAAGGTAAAGGATGTCAGAAAACGGAAAGATGAAATCCCCATGACGGCCGGCTGCGTTATGCGCGATGAAGGGATTGTCATGACCGATATGGCCGAGCCCTTCATGCTGGACCAGGTATTCACCGTGTCGGCTTTTCGATTCTGGAGGATATTTGAAACAAGAAAAACTCTCCGCATCATGATTAAAATCAGGGATGACCTGTCAGGAAACCTCACGGACCGCGGCGGGGTGCGGAAAAGACTCACCCCTGCCGACAGGGAAAAGCTCCGCAAGGGATACGATATGGCAAAGAACATCCTTCTTAATGCGGGCGCAAAGGGAATTTACAAAACCTGGAAGCTTGCGGCACATCCCGGTGGAACCGTCCGTGTGGGGCATATGTTAGATGCCGATCTCAAGTTGAAAGGATATGACAACCTGTATGTATGTGATTGCTCCGTGATTCCCGAACCGTTCGGGCTGCCGCCGGTGCTGACACTCGTATGCCTGGGGAAACGCCTGGCGAAGCACCTGCTGACTGAAAAAAAAGGCACTTCCAGGGCAAAAAAGCCCGCCTACGCACTCAAAAATTGA
- a CDS encoding 2-hydroxyacyl-CoA dehydratase, giving the protein MNKAFMEAALTLNNDYVREWKQAGNKIIGYTCSYVPDELFSAAGILPYRIRGFGATEATIGDTYFGPFICSLPKAMLQLAGEGKFDFLDGAIITPGCDSMRRLDECWRKAGEDITGIMPKFFFHFGVPHKYTDYSVKWFIDEILRLKSAVETHFDRTITGEKLSDAIRLFNKSRDLLDELDRLRISDAPAITGTEAMAVILAGTTMPRVPYVELLEKLISDIKNSNTRISGMTRLMLVGSASDDVNLVQLIEGNKAIVVGDNLCFGSRFHVDRVEEDGDPIESLAKRYLAKNECPRMYGEYAGRLKMLMDKAGKAKVDGVILQNIRFCDLHGSENGLFERDLEKAGIPCLKIEREYGPLVETGRLKMRVDAFLERIGQRRQTA; this is encoded by the coding sequence ATGAATAAAGCATTCATGGAAGCGGCACTTACACTGAACAATGATTATGTCCGGGAGTGGAAACAGGCCGGCAATAAGATCATAGGCTATACCTGTTCATATGTTCCCGACGAGCTCTTTTCAGCTGCCGGGATTCTGCCGTACCGGATACGGGGATTCGGCGCGACAGAGGCAACCATTGGAGATACATATTTCGGACCCTTTATATGCAGCCTCCCCAAGGCGATGCTGCAACTGGCAGGAGAAGGAAAGTTTGATTTCCTCGACGGTGCCATAATCACCCCGGGATGCGATTCCATGAGGCGTCTCGACGAGTGCTGGCGCAAGGCCGGCGAGGATATCACGGGGATCATGCCGAAGTTTTTCTTCCACTTCGGGGTACCCCATAAATATACCGATTACTCTGTGAAATGGTTCATCGATGAGATACTGCGACTTAAATCGGCCGTAGAGACCCATTTCGACAGAACAATAACCGGGGAAAAACTCAGTGATGCCATACGGCTCTTCAATAAAAGCCGTGATCTCCTGGACGAGCTCGACAGGCTCCGGATCAGCGACGCTCCGGCCATCACGGGTACCGAGGCCATGGCGGTAATACTCGCCGGAACCACGATGCCCCGCGTCCCCTACGTGGAGCTGCTGGAGAAACTTATCAGCGACATTAAAAACAGCAATACGAGGATAAGCGGCATGACCAGGCTCATGCTTGTGGGCAGCGCCAGCGATGACGTAAATCTTGTGCAGTTAATCGAGGGAAACAAGGCCATCGTTGTAGGAGATAATCTCTGTTTCGGATCACGCTTTCATGTCGACCGCGTCGAAGAAGATGGAGACCCCATAGAATCCCTGGCAAAACGATACCTGGCAAAGAATGAATGCCCCCGCATGTACGGAGAGTATGCAGGCCGCCTGAAAATGCTCATGGACAAGGCCGGCAAGGCAAAAGTCGATGGGGTAATCTTACAGAATATCCGTTTCTGCGACCTTCACGGCTCTGAGAACGGTCTTTTTGAGCGTGATCTCGAGAAAGCCGGCATACCATGCCTGAAGATTGAGCGCGAATACGGCCCGCTGGTGGAAACGGGCCGGTTGAAAATGCGTGTCGACGCATTCCTGGAAAGAATCGGACAGAGGAGGCAAACTGCATGA
- a CDS encoding 2-hydroxyacyl-CoA dehydratase, with translation MRPELKEYKFDTMLWSTFVAASKLKNGSEKEYRSMLPYIPYFNSTVDALLRLGEPGRLFIECIAKYFENYITARDRGFHNAVTTFCFSPSILYAMDVFPICLEVISVAQTFAYKRGTAEFLDYCNEVGYTETSCSSQRGTLGAFLAGLGADIDMILTNTPGVCDTNANAFAFAAAYLNKPFFSLDIPPVLVDPRTDEFQDSDFRALIIFLEKQTGRKLDRDRLRIVLDEVAKQEEIVAELEDLARIVPNPLPVAYNLMVYASRFLFSGMKECTAVLESMRRIGTDNADNGLSGLSGGVEKMRTFFCYIDHYTNSLKLWDFLDRNGICYQGNILSRSWANTAPHVKEYHTEAAAYSFDKTDLDSMIRTMADHNSRMPMIKSIRGPYDAPDMWLQDTLSLAKMYNADCIIYNGTPGCRNTWGMVKLLARDTEKAGIPTFIMYGDAFDDRVESWEASQDRLEEFFRVRRLMA, from the coding sequence ATGAGACCTGAATTAAAAGAATACAAGTTTGATACGATGCTCTGGAGCACTTTCGTTGCCGCGTCAAAATTAAAAAATGGATCGGAAAAGGAATATCGCAGCATGCTGCCCTATATCCCCTACTTCAACAGTACCGTTGACGCGCTGCTGAGATTGGGAGAACCGGGACGGCTTTTCATCGAATGCATAGCGAAGTATTTCGAGAATTATATAACGGCACGTGACAGGGGTTTTCATAATGCCGTCACGACATTCTGCTTCTCCCCGTCCATCCTCTATGCCATGGACGTATTTCCCATTTGCCTTGAGGTAATCTCCGTAGCCCAGACCTTTGCGTACAAACGGGGAACTGCTGAATTTCTCGACTATTGCAATGAAGTGGGATATACGGAAACCTCGTGTTCGTCCCAGAGGGGAACCCTCGGCGCTTTTCTTGCCGGTCTGGGCGCTGACATCGATATGATACTGACCAATACACCCGGCGTATGCGACACCAACGCGAATGCTTTCGCCTTTGCAGCGGCGTATCTCAACAAGCCGTTCTTTTCACTCGATATACCGCCGGTCCTGGTGGATCCCAGGACAGATGAATTCCAGGATTCTGATTTCAGGGCCCTCATCATTTTTCTTGAAAAGCAAACGGGCAGAAAACTCGACCGGGACCGTCTCCGCATCGTGCTCGACGAGGTCGCGAAGCAGGAGGAAATCGTTGCCGAGCTGGAAGACCTGGCGCGAATTGTTCCCAATCCGCTTCCCGTCGCCTATAATCTCATGGTCTATGCATCGCGCTTCCTCTTCTCCGGGATGAAGGAATGCACGGCAGTGCTGGAGTCAATGCGCAGGATTGGGACCGACAATGCTGATAATGGCCTTTCCGGTCTCTCCGGCGGTGTCGAAAAGATGCGTACTTTCTTCTGTTATATTGATCACTACACCAACAGCTTAAAGCTCTGGGATTTCCTCGACAGGAACGGTATCTGTTACCAGGGGAACATTCTCAGCCGTTCCTGGGCCAATACCGCTCCCCATGTAAAGGAATATCATACCGAAGCAGCGGCCTACTCTTTCGATAAAACCGACCTGGACTCCATGATCAGGACCATGGCCGACCACAACTCCCGCATGCCCATGATAAAATCGATCCGCGGGCCCTATGACGCACCGGACATGTGGCTCCAGGACACCCTGTCACTGGCAAAAATGTACAATGCCGACTGCATCATATATAATGGTACACCGGGATGCCGGAACACCTGGGGCATGGTAAAACTCCTGGCGCGGGACACCGAAAAGGCCGGTATTCCAACATTCATCATGTATGGCGATGCCTTTGATGACCGGGTTGAATCCTGGGAGGCGTCACAGGACCGGCTTGAAGAATTTTTCCGAGTACGGAGGTTAATGGCATGA
- a CDS encoding 2-hydroxyglutaryl-CoA dehydratase has product MIVAGCDVGSLTSKAVIMKEGKIIESMIIKSKAKPGDSADEVMRQALSRAGLTMEDISYCVGTGYGRDRISFVNEALTEIACHGRGAQWLIPSARTVIDIGGQDCKALRLDANGNMVKFTANDKCASGTGRFLEVMARVLHVELSDLGQLSSASKSPINLASACTVWAQADVIQHLNNGVPVADIAAGINSAMAARMSIIVNNIGFERDVVMTGGVAKNTGVVSALEKLLGLRIKRVTKSDPQLAGAIGAALYAEDKSKGGKA; this is encoded by the coding sequence ATGATAGTAGCCGGATGCGACGTGGGTTCCCTCACATCAAAAGCAGTGATAATGAAGGAGGGGAAAATAATCGAATCAATGATAATAAAGTCAAAGGCAAAGCCCGGTGACTCGGCAGATGAAGTCATGCGGCAGGCCCTTTCCAGGGCAGGACTCACCATGGAGGATATTTCGTATTGCGTTGGTACGGGATACGGCCGTGACAGAATTTCTTTTGTAAACGAGGCGCTTACCGAGATCGCCTGTCACGGCAGGGGCGCCCAGTGGCTGATCCCATCGGCACGAACCGTCATCGATATCGGCGGGCAGGACTGCAAAGCGCTGCGGCTCGACGCGAACGGCAACATGGTGAAGTTCACCGCCAACGACAAGTGCGCGTCGGGTACCGGCCGTTTTCTCGAGGTCATGGCGCGGGTTCTCCATGTGGAGCTTTCCGATCTTGGACAGTTATCCTCAGCATCAAAGAGCCCCATCAACCTGGCATCGGCCTGCACGGTATGGGCCCAGGCCGATGTTATCCAGCACCTTAACAACGGCGTTCCCGTGGCAGACATCGCAGCGGGCATCAATAGCGCCATGGCTGCCCGAATGTCGATCATCGTGAACAATATCGGCTTCGAACGGGATGTTGTCATGACCGGCGGCGTTGCCAAAAATACCGGCGTGGTATCAGCCCTTGAAAAATTGCTTGGATTGCGCATCAAGCGTGTCACCAAATCGGACCCGCAGCTCGCCGGCGCCATCGGTGCGGCACTCTACGCAGAGGATAAGTCAAAAGGAGGAAAAGCATGA
- a CDS encoding 2-hydroxyglutaryl-CoA dehydratase, translating into MIVAGCDVGSLTAKAVIMQNNEIMSSAVALAKQSPEESAREVMDMAIKAAGLSMKDLACCVGTGYGRKHISFVNSIESEIACHARGAVWQAPTVRTVIDIGGQDAKAISVDGSGAVIRFIYNDKCASGTGRFLEVIADALEVRLDDLGDISKKSTKKITLSNQCVVFAETEIISLVNDGAEIPDIIHALHNAVANRAAALAKSIAVGGDVVMTGGVARNTGMFESLKNAMGVNLIMVKNPQINGAIGAAIMAEDSLRTGERDAAHRKEEVPAN; encoded by the coding sequence ATGATTGTAGCAGGGTGTGATGTGGGCTCACTGACCGCGAAGGCAGTCATCATGCAGAACAATGAGATAATGTCATCGGCAGTTGCCCTGGCAAAGCAATCACCGGAGGAATCGGCCCGCGAAGTCATGGACATGGCCATTAAAGCAGCGGGGCTTAGCATGAAGGACCTGGCATGCTGTGTCGGCACCGGGTACGGCAGGAAACATATTTCCTTCGTCAACAGCATAGAATCGGAAATAGCCTGCCACGCCCGGGGCGCGGTATGGCAGGCTCCGACCGTCAGAACGGTCATTGATATCGGCGGCCAGGATGCAAAAGCCATCAGCGTCGATGGATCGGGCGCCGTGATCCGCTTCATCTATAACGACAAATGCGCATCGGGGACCGGCCGATTCCTGGAGGTTATAGCGGACGCCCTTGAGGTCAGGCTTGATGATCTGGGTGATATCTCAAAAAAATCAACGAAGAAAATAACCCTTTCGAACCAGTGCGTCGTTTTTGCCGAAACGGAGATCATCTCCCTGGTCAATGACGGCGCCGAAATCCCCGATATCATCCATGCCCTCCATAATGCCGTAGCAAACAGGGCCGCCGCCCTGGCGAAAAGCATCGCCGTAGGCGGAGATGTTGTCATGACCGGGGGTGTTGCCAGGAATACGGGGATGTTCGAGTCCCTGAAGAACGCCATGGGCGTAAACCTTATCATGGTAAAAAACCCGCAGATAAACGGCGCCATCGGTGCCGCTATCATGGCAGAGGACTCCCTGCGTACGGGCGAAAGGGATGCAGCGCACCGGAAAGAAGAAGTCCCTGCGAATTGA
- a CDS encoding 2-hydroxyacyl-CoA dehydratase: MNKNRPSVSDYLTHARHVVLILSSFALLALRLGPLGLVRNIRRYPWILILLRAPFLMGRLARGRTGLYREANELVISFIVSRMASLIYHTLSGKSNCIMHQEMVPPEISHAMGLSVWPAEILSILLPIIDTHAAERYIDRCENEGIPPDICSHVKMTLGVVLNGEMPPASIIVSSNLPCDGNMTGYEITRRYNDASIFRLDIPFNFYDERAAGYFAGELRRMVSWLEENTPGRMDWDRLRRICEERNRMAEAEIELWDMISARPAPLAAEPVYLSHLWAFNIDPGNRIATRHFMRLIEMARRNLSMGVPAVREERFRAVLWNPPILHFADLFRWAEEEYGVALIIDSMSYNSQPLIDTTSSDTILRDLGKIVMQGPMARHTRGPAVNYIDDIFRIYHRFNLDMVWVAGHIGCKNTMALNQMLREACREKGVPLLIIEYDLSDPRICSHEGIIRQIDHFMENVMKTGRLERTVELAAQ, translated from the coding sequence ATGAATAAGAACAGGCCTTCCGTAAGCGATTATCTTACACATGCCAGGCATGTTGTACTAATTTTATCCAGCTTCGCCCTTCTCGCTCTCAGGCTCGGCCCATTGGGCCTGGTGCGGAATATCAGGCGGTATCCATGGATACTGATTCTCCTGCGGGCGCCTTTCCTCATGGGACGGCTTGCCCGGGGCAGGACGGGCCTGTACCGCGAGGCCAATGAACTGGTCATTTCCTTTATCGTAAGCAGAATGGCATCGCTGATTTACCATACATTGAGCGGAAAAAGCAATTGCATAATGCACCAGGAAATGGTGCCGCCAGAAATATCCCATGCCATGGGGCTTTCCGTATGGCCGGCGGAAATCCTGTCGATTCTTTTGCCTATTATTGATACCCACGCAGCGGAGCGCTATATCGACCGTTGTGAAAACGAGGGCATACCCCCCGATATATGCAGCCATGTGAAAATGACACTGGGTGTCGTGCTGAACGGCGAAATGCCTCCCGCATCCATAATAGTCAGCTCGAATCTTCCCTGTGACGGGAATATGACGGGGTATGAAATCACGCGGCGGTATAATGACGCCTCCATCTTCAGGCTCGACATCCCGTTCAATTTCTACGATGAGCGGGCTGCCGGGTACTTCGCCGGGGAGCTGAGAAGGATGGTCTCCTGGCTGGAAGAGAACACCCCGGGACGCATGGACTGGGACCGCCTTCGCAGGATATGCGAGGAGCGGAACCGCATGGCGGAAGCGGAGATCGAGCTCTGGGATATGATCAGCGCCCGCCCGGCGCCACTTGCCGCAGAACCGGTATACCTGAGTCACCTATGGGCGTTCAACATTGATCCGGGCAACCGGATCGCCACCCGTCACTTCATGCGGCTCATCGAAATGGCCAGGCGCAACCTCTCCATGGGCGTTCCGGCAGTGCGGGAAGAACGTTTCCGCGCCGTATTATGGAACCCTCCCATCCTCCATTTTGCCGACCTGTTCCGCTGGGCCGAAGAGGAATACGGCGTGGCCCTGATCATCGACAGCATGAGCTACAATTCTCAGCCCCTCATAGACACGACTTCATCAGATACGATTTTACGCGACCTCGGTAAAATCGTCATGCAGGGGCCCATGGCGCGTCATACCAGGGGGCCGGCCGTTAATTATATCGATGATATATTCAGGATATATCACCGCTTCAACCTTGACATGGTTTGGGTGGCGGGGCATATCGGATGCAAAAATACCATGGCCCTGAACCAGATGCTGCGCGAGGCATGCAGGGAAAAAGGAGTACCGCTCCTCATTATCGAATACGATCTTTCCGATCCCCGCATCTGTTCCCACGAAGGCATCATCCGCCAGATCGACCATTTCATGGAAAACGTCATGAAGACGGGACGGCTCGAAAGAACCGTCGAGCTTGCTGCACAATAA
- a CDS encoding activase — MEKYYYGGCDVGSTTGKAVIMDDTRIVSSSIVPSEVDPEITARNALNAALEGLSDVKDLRDLVYLIGTGYGRNEVPFADENISEITCHARGAFFSDPSIKTIVDIGGQDMKGIAVADDGSVLEFIMNDKCAAGTGRFYEAMSRIFRMDLPEFSSLSLTAKKIIPVTAQCSVFAETEVISLLAKKNPPENICAGIQAAVAKRCFTLLKRVGLRPKLTVTGGCAKNRGLLKSLEELLRVDIAPLNHDPQIMGAVGAAILAREKARMKTGTAATEEKRHAINK, encoded by the coding sequence ATGGAAAAATATTATTACGGCGGCTGCGATGTGGGCTCCACCACGGGAAAGGCGGTAATCATGGATGATACGAGGATAGTGTCCAGTTCCATAGTTCCCAGCGAAGTGGACCCGGAAATAACGGCACGCAATGCCCTGAACGCGGCGCTCGAGGGCCTCTCGGACGTGAAAGATCTTCGCGACCTGGTCTATCTCATCGGTACCGGTTACGGCAGGAACGAGGTTCCCTTCGCCGATGAAAACATTTCGGAGATAACATGCCACGCCAGGGGAGCCTTCTTTTCCGATCCATCCATCAAGACCATCGTTGATATAGGCGGCCAGGACATGAAGGGCATTGCCGTAGCCGATGACGGGTCGGTCCTTGAATTTATAATGAATGACAAGTGCGCGGCAGGAACCGGACGCTTCTATGAGGCCATGAGCAGAATATTCCGAATGGATCTCCCGGAATTTTCTTCCCTGTCCCTTACGGCAAAAAAGATCATACCGGTGACGGCGCAGTGCAGTGTTTTTGCGGAAACGGAGGTAATTAGCCTCCTGGCAAAAAAAAATCCCCCCGAAAATATATGCGCGGGCATCCAGGCAGCCGTTGCCAAGCGATGCTTCACCCTTTTAAAGAGGGTCGGCCTGCGACCGAAACTGACAGTGACCGGAGGCTGTGCAAAAAACCGGGGGCTGCTGAAATCACTGGAGGAACTGCTGCGCGTCGACATTGCACCTCTTAATCACGACCCCCAGATCATGGGAGCCGTGGGTGCCGCCATCCTGGCCAGGGAAAAGGCCCGCATGAAAACCGGCACTGCGGCAACGGAAGAAAAACGTCATGCCATAAATAAATGA
- a CDS encoding cobyrinic acid a,c-diamide synthase yields MGKTGKAKTMIMAVCGKGGVGKTSISASIIRILAEDLNRKVLAIDADPAVGLATALGFTPARTVDEIRNDLISRVEKGQGGDKKELLKQLDYEIFEALTEKGNLAFLAIGRPEKVGCYCQVNDFLKDVIETIAMNFDYVVIDGEAGIEQVNRRVMESVTHLLLVSDASMKGITVIKTIKEVSDSAIAYDEAGLILNRIRGSEEADRLSIPEGIRLIGWVPEDDMIRETDIQGKSIMNMAESPAIRAVRKILLSFNFLQHDTGVAV; encoded by the coding sequence ATGGGAAAAACCGGGAAAGCTAAAACTATGATAATGGCCGTATGCGGCAAAGGCGGCGTGGGCAAAACCTCCATCAGCGCCTCCATCATCCGCATCCTGGCTGAAGACCTGAACCGGAAGGTGCTGGCCATCGACGCTGACCCGGCTGTCGGCCTTGCCACGGCACTGGGTTTCACCCCCGCAAGGACCGTGGACGAAATCCGCAATGATCTCATCAGCAGGGTGGAAAAAGGCCAGGGCGGCGATAAAAAAGAGCTCCTGAAACAGCTTGACTATGAAATATTCGAGGCCCTCACGGAAAAAGGCAACCTGGCCTTCCTTGCCATCGGCCGGCCCGAGAAAGTGGGCTGCTACTGCCAGGTGAACGATTTTCTCAAGGACGTCATTGAAACCATCGCCATGAATTTCGATTATGTTGTCATCGACGGCGAGGCCGGCATCGAGCAGGTCAACCGGCGCGTCATGGAATCAGTCACGCACCTCCTCCTTGTCTCCGACGCATCCATGAAGGGAATCACCGTGATAAAGACCATCAAAGAAGTTTCCGATTCAGCCATAGCCTACGATGAGGCGGGCCTCATTCTGAATCGTATCCGCGGCAGCGAAGAGGCGGACCGCCTGTCGATCCCCGAAGGAATCAGGCTCATCGGCTGGGTCCCGGAAGACGACATGATCCGCGAGACCGATATCCAGGGAAAGAGCATCATGAACATGGCCGAATCACCGGCCATCAGGGCGGTGCGCAAAATCCTGCTTTCCTTCAATTTCCTGCAGCACGATACGGGCGTGGCTGTATGA